A window of the Synechococcus sp. JA-3-3Ab genome harbors these coding sequences:
- a CDS encoding PhoX family protein codes for MNSNPHGPRLRHGDEPLCNHSPNPTFSSILETRLQRRQVLQGGIAAAVATFFGLPALNGASKSAKAASGSSLLGFKAIPVSAEDKVVVPEGYTARPLLAWGTPITGTYPQFKLENTGAEQGMQVGSHHDGMHFFPIDGKDPWQGRSDEGLLVFNHEYVEPRFMHAAAKGQKFDDEDYPVNPDGSRDPDQVLKELNAHGVSIVHIKQQGDGNWTVVRDRLNRRITGLTLMEIHGPVRGSDFVKTKFSPDGTMTRGTLNNCAHGVTPWNTYLTCEENWAGYFTNTSKGPDQKPNLPREHKRYGVSTETSRYGWELASNKADEFIRFNATPTGADPTQDYRNEPNTFGWVVEIDPFDPSSTPKKRTALGRFAHEGVVFQPPVEGQPIVLYMGDDARFEYIYKYVSAEPYRKETAGGHLLDKGTLYVAKFNEDGTGEWIPLVFGQNGLTPENGFTSQADVLVNTRTAADFVGATKMDRPEWGAVDPQTRMVYFTLTNNSRREQDQVNAANPRPKNKWGHIIRWKEANDRPQATRFEWDLFVLAGPPEDSRTLSGQPLNADNIFNSPDGLWFDASRRLWIQTDTSESNLNQGDFAPFGNNQMLAADPDTGEIRRFLVGPIGQEITGVVTTPDQRTMFINVQHPGSTTSDEDFAAGKVDSRWPDYDPNLYPRSAVVVITKNDGKNDGGIIGT; via the coding sequence GTGAATAGCAATCCGCATGGCCCCCGGCTCCGTCATGGGGACGAGCCTCTGTGCAATCATTCGCCCAACCCTACCTTCAGCAGCATTCTGGAAACCCGCCTGCAGCGGCGCCAAGTGCTGCAGGGCGGCATTGCGGCGGCAGTGGCCACCTTTTTCGGCCTGCCGGCGCTAAACGGCGCTTCCAAATCTGCCAAAGCGGCCAGCGGCAGCTCCTTGCTGGGCTTCAAGGCGATCCCCGTGAGTGCAGAAGACAAAGTGGTGGTGCCCGAAGGCTACACGGCTCGACCGCTGCTGGCCTGGGGTACCCCCATCACCGGCACCTACCCACAGTTCAAGCTGGAAAACACCGGCGCCGAGCAAGGGATGCAGGTGGGCAGCCACCACGACGGCATGCACTTCTTCCCCATTGATGGGAAGGATCCCTGGCAGGGCCGCTCTGATGAGGGCTTGTTGGTGTTCAACCACGAGTATGTGGAGCCGCGCTTCATGCACGCTGCCGCCAAGGGGCAAAAGTTTGACGACGAGGACTATCCGGTCAATCCCGACGGCAGCCGCGATCCCGATCAAGTACTCAAAGAGCTGAACGCCCACGGGGTGAGCATTGTCCACATCAAGCAGCAGGGGGACGGCAACTGGACTGTGGTGCGGGATCGCCTCAACCGCCGCATTACCGGCCTCACCCTCATGGAGATCCACGGGCCTGTGCGGGGATCTGACTTCGTCAAGACCAAGTTCAGCCCCGATGGCACGATGACGCGGGGCACCTTGAACAACTGCGCCCACGGCGTTACCCCCTGGAACACCTACCTCACCTGCGAAGAAAACTGGGCCGGCTACTTCACCAACACCAGCAAAGGGCCGGATCAAAAGCCCAACCTGCCCCGCGAGCACAAGCGCTACGGCGTGAGCACCGAGACCTCCCGCTACGGCTGGGAGCTGGCCAGCAACAAAGCCGACGAGTTCATCCGCTTCAACGCCACCCCCACGGGCGCCGATCCCACCCAGGACTACCGCAACGAGCCCAACACCTTCGGCTGGGTGGTGGAGATCGATCCCTTTGATCCCAGCAGCACGCCCAAGAAGCGCACGGCTCTGGGCCGCTTTGCCCACGAGGGCGTGGTGTTCCAGCCGCCGGTGGAAGGGCAGCCGATTGTGCTCTACATGGGGGACGATGCCCGCTTCGAGTACATCTACAAGTACGTCTCTGCCGAGCCCTACCGCAAGGAGACGGCAGGTGGCCACCTGTTGGATAAAGGCACCCTCTACGTGGCCAAGTTCAACGAAGACGGCACAGGGGAGTGGATCCCGCTGGTGTTTGGGCAAAACGGCCTCACGCCCGAGAATGGCTTCACCAGCCAGGCGGACGTGTTGGTGAACACCCGCACGGCGGCGGATTTCGTCGGCGCCACCAAGATGGATCGGCCCGAATGGGGAGCGGTGGATCCGCAAACCCGCATGGTCTACTTCACCCTGACCAACAACAGCCGTCGGGAACAAGACCAGGTGAACGCTGCCAACCCCCGTCCCAAAAACAAGTGGGGCCACATCATCCGCTGGAAGGAAGCCAACGACCGGCCTCAAGCCACCCGCTTTGAGTGGGATCTCTTTGTCTTGGCCGGGCCGCCTGAAGATAGCCGCACCCTATCAGGTCAACCCCTCAATGCAGATAACATCTTCAACTCTCCCGATGGGCTGTGGTTCGATGCCAGCCGTCGCCTCTGGATCCAGACCGACACCAGCGAAAGCAATCTCAACCAAGGGGATTTTGCTCCTTTTGGCAATAACCAAATGTTGGCTGCCGATCCGGATACAGGGGAAATTCGCCGCTTCTTGGTAGGGCCGATTGGACAGGAGATTACCGGTGTGGTCACCACTCCCGATCAGCGCACCATGTTCATCAACGTGCAGCACCCCGGCTCCACCACCAGTGACGAGGACTTTGCCGCCGGCAAGGTCGATTCCCGCTGGCCAGACTACGACCCCAATCTCTACCCCCGCTCGGCGGTGGTGGTGATCACCAAAAATGACGGCAAAAATGACGGCGGGATCATCGGCACTTAA
- the ilvD gene encoding dihydroxy-acid dehydratase, which translates to MANPPFPLRSQVVTQGVQRSPNRAMLRAVGFRDEDFGKPIVGIANAHSTITPCNIGIQTLAERAEAALRAAGCMPQVFGTITISDGISMGTEGMKYSLVSREVIADSIETVVNGQSMDGLLAIGGCDKNMPGAMIAMARLNVPAIFVYGGTIKPGHYNGRDLTIVSAFEAVGEYSAGRISEDELLAVERHACPGAGSCGGMYTANTMSSAFEAMGMSLPYSSTMAAEDEEKAESAAQSAKVLAEAIQANIRPRDIITRQSIENAISVIMAVGGSTNAVLHFLAIAHAAEVPLTLDDFETIRARVPVLCDLKPSGRFVATDLHRAGGIPQVMKILLNHGLLHGDCLTISGQTIAEVLRDVPDEPSPDQEVIRPWHSPLYPQGHIAILKGNLAPEGAVAKISGVKTPKIAGPARVFNSEESCLQAILAGQIRPGDVVVIRYEGPKGGPGMREMLSPTSAIIGAGLGDSVGLITDGRFSGGTYGMVVGHVAPEAYVGGPIALVEEGDLITIDAPARLLHLHVSEEELARRRARWAPPEPRYKRGVLAKYAKLVSSSSLGAVTDLNLWD; encoded by the coding sequence ATGGCCAACCCTCCTTTTCCGCTGCGCAGCCAAGTGGTCACCCAGGGGGTGCAGCGCTCTCCCAACCGCGCCATGCTCAGGGCCGTGGGCTTCCGTGATGAGGACTTCGGCAAGCCCATCGTCGGCATTGCCAACGCCCACAGCACCATCACTCCCTGCAACATCGGCATCCAAACCCTGGCCGAGCGCGCCGAAGCTGCCCTCAGGGCCGCCGGCTGCATGCCTCAGGTCTTCGGCACCATCACCATCAGCGACGGCATTTCCATGGGTACGGAGGGGATGAAATACTCCTTGGTGTCGCGGGAGGTGATCGCCGATTCTATCGAGACGGTGGTCAACGGCCAGAGCATGGATGGTCTCTTGGCCATCGGCGGCTGCGACAAAAACATGCCGGGGGCGATGATCGCCATGGCCCGTCTCAACGTGCCCGCCATCTTCGTCTACGGCGGCACCATCAAGCCGGGGCATTACAACGGCCGCGACCTCACCATCGTCAGCGCCTTTGAAGCCGTAGGGGAGTACAGCGCTGGCCGCATCTCCGAGGACGAGCTGCTGGCAGTCGAGCGCCATGCTTGTCCCGGTGCTGGATCCTGCGGCGGCATGTACACGGCCAACACCATGTCCAGCGCCTTTGAGGCCATGGGCATGAGCCTGCCCTACTCTTCCACGATGGCGGCAGAGGACGAAGAGAAAGCCGAAAGCGCTGCCCAATCGGCCAAGGTCTTGGCTGAGGCCATCCAAGCCAATATCCGACCCCGGGACATCATCACCCGCCAGAGCATTGAGAACGCCATCTCGGTCATCATGGCGGTAGGGGGATCCACCAACGCCGTGCTCCACTTTTTGGCCATTGCCCACGCAGCAGAAGTGCCCCTGACGCTGGATGACTTCGAGACCATCCGCGCCCGCGTGCCCGTCCTCTGCGACCTCAAGCCTTCAGGCCGGTTTGTTGCCACCGATCTGCACCGGGCCGGCGGGATCCCCCAAGTAATGAAGATCTTGCTCAACCACGGCCTGCTGCACGGCGACTGCCTCACCATCTCCGGCCAGACGATTGCCGAGGTTTTGCGGGACGTGCCCGACGAGCCCAGCCCCGACCAAGAGGTCATCCGCCCCTGGCACAGCCCCCTTTACCCCCAAGGGCACATCGCTATCCTCAAAGGCAACCTCGCGCCCGAAGGGGCGGTGGCCAAGATCAGCGGCGTCAAGACTCCCAAGATCGCGGGGCCGGCGCGAGTCTTCAACTCAGAAGAATCCTGCCTGCAGGCCATCCTCGCCGGCCAAATTCGACCGGGGGACGTAGTGGTGATCCGCTACGAGGGCCCCAAGGGCGGCCCCGGCATGCGGGAGATGCTCTCCCCCACTTCGGCCATCATCGGCGCCGGCCTGGGGGACAGCGTGGGCCTGATTACCGATGGCCGCTTCTCCGGCGGCACCTACGGCATGGTGGTGGGCCATGTGGCCCCTGAGGCCTACGTAGGCGGCCCCATTGCCCTGGTGGAGGAAGGGGATCTCATTACCATCGATGCCCCCGCTCGCCTGTTGCACCTGCATGTTAGTGAGGAAGAGCTGGCCCGCCGCCGCGCCCGCTGGGCTCCGCCCGAGCCCCGCTACAAACGGGGTGTTCTGGCCAAGTACGCCAAGCTGGTCTCCAGCAGCAGCCTGGGGGCAGTGACGGATTTAAACCTGTGGGATTAA
- the fbp gene encoding class 1 fructose-bisphosphatase has product MARDVLTLSRHVLQQFSGFTPEAQDFSALMNRIALAGKMIARRLSQAGLIEGTLGVTGSVNVQGEEQQRMDDYANRAFIRALEQTGLVCRLVSEELKTPARLPENCSLSRLALLIDPLDGSSNIDANLSVGSIFSVLHPLEDRPEADNQDLLQPGRRQLAAGYILYGPSTQLVYSVGKGVHSFTLDPSLGEFILSKSDLRIPERGSVYSLNEGYFCQWSEGIQNYVRYVHRRDGYTARYSGALVADFHRILLQGGVYLYPGTRQKPEGKLRLMYEANPLAFLAEQAGGVATTGTEAILDIVPQSLHQRVPLIIGSRKNVEEVLRCLEGSLTP; this is encoded by the coding sequence ATGGCGCGGGATGTGCTTACCCTCTCCCGGCATGTGCTGCAGCAGTTTAGCGGCTTTACCCCTGAGGCCCAAGACTTCAGCGCCCTGATGAACCGCATTGCTCTGGCCGGCAAGATGATCGCCCGCCGCCTCAGCCAGGCAGGGCTGATCGAGGGGACGCTGGGGGTAACCGGCAGCGTCAATGTGCAGGGGGAAGAGCAGCAGCGGATGGACGACTACGCCAACCGGGCCTTCATCCGCGCTTTGGAGCAGACCGGCCTGGTGTGCCGGCTGGTATCAGAAGAGCTGAAAACGCCGGCCCGCCTGCCGGAAAACTGCTCCCTCAGCCGCTTGGCCCTGCTGATCGATCCCTTGGATGGATCCTCCAACATTGACGCCAACCTCAGCGTCGGCTCTATCTTCTCCGTTCTTCACCCCCTTGAGGATCGTCCGGAAGCAGACAACCAAGATCTCCTCCAGCCAGGCCGTCGCCAACTGGCCGCCGGCTACATCCTCTACGGCCCCAGCACGCAACTGGTCTATTCCGTCGGCAAGGGAGTACACAGTTTTACCCTGGATCCCAGCTTGGGCGAGTTCATCCTCTCCAAGAGCGACCTTCGCATTCCCGAACGCGGCTCCGTCTACAGCCTTAACGAGGGCTACTTCTGTCAGTGGAGCGAAGGGATCCAGAACTATGTCCGCTATGTCCACCGCCGCGATGGCTACACCGCCCGCTACAGCGGCGCTCTGGTGGCGGATTTTCACCGCATCCTGTTGCAGGGAGGAGTGTATCTCTACCCTGGCACCCGGCAAAAACCAGAGGGCAAGCTGCGGCTGATGTACGAGGCCAACCCGCTGGCGTTTTTGGCTGAGCAGGCGGGAGGCGTAGCCACCACCGGCACCGAGGCCATCCTGGACATCGTGCCCCAATCCCTGCACCAACGAGTGCCTTTGATTATCGGCAGCCGCAAGAATGTGGAAGAAGTGTTGCGCTGCCTGGAAGGGTCGTTGACCCCCTAG
- the zwf gene encoding glucose-6-phosphate dehydrogenase — MATLTENPLRVGLNQERIPDPCILVQFGASGDLAARKLIPAYYRLFVQRRLPPEFTLVGVARRDWSHEVYRDKMRAALEEFAPQDLGPEALWQDFASRLFYCRLDIGDAEGYLRLKQFLSELDEERGTRGNRVFYLAVAPDFYAQALQQLGAAGMLADPTRTRVVIEKPFGHDLTSAQELNRLVQRICQEEQVYRIDHYLGKETVQNLLVFRFANAIFEPLWNRNYIDHVQITVAETVGVEDRAGYYDAAGALRDMVQNHLMQIYCLTAMEPPVSLRSDGVRNEKTKVLQATRLADTRNVAAAAVRAQYGPGWIGGKPVPGYRQEPNVNPNSQTPTYVALKLECDTWRWQGVPFYLRTGKRLAKKVSEVAIYFKQVPLSLFPSAAREVSPNILVLRIQPNEGISLRFEAKMPGPEIRTRSVEMDFRYGTAFGSTTPDAYERLLLDCLLGDPTLFTRADEVEAAWRVVTPVLSAWEAQPGGNGSSVAPPLYTYEAGTWGPKAAEDLLAQSGRRWRRL; from the coding sequence ATGGCAACCCTGACTGAAAACCCCTTGCGCGTTGGCCTCAACCAAGAGCGCATTCCGGATCCTTGTATTTTGGTGCAGTTTGGTGCTTCCGGAGATCTGGCCGCCCGCAAGCTGATCCCGGCCTACTACCGGCTATTCGTGCAGCGACGGCTGCCGCCGGAGTTTACCCTGGTGGGGGTGGCCCGGCGCGACTGGAGCCACGAGGTCTATCGGGACAAGATGCGGGCGGCCCTGGAAGAATTTGCCCCCCAAGATCTGGGGCCAGAAGCCCTCTGGCAGGACTTCGCCAGCCGCCTGTTTTACTGTCGCCTGGATATTGGCGATGCCGAGGGCTACCTGCGCCTCAAGCAATTCCTCAGCGAATTGGACGAAGAGCGGGGCACCCGCGGCAACCGCGTGTTTTACCTGGCGGTGGCGCCGGACTTCTATGCCCAGGCCCTCCAGCAGTTGGGGGCAGCGGGGATGCTGGCGGATCCAACCAGGACGCGGGTGGTGATTGAAAAGCCCTTCGGCCACGACCTCACCTCGGCCCAGGAGCTGAACCGCCTTGTGCAGCGCATCTGTCAGGAAGAGCAGGTCTACCGCATCGACCACTACCTGGGCAAAGAGACGGTGCAAAACCTGCTGGTCTTTCGCTTTGCCAACGCCATCTTTGAGCCTCTCTGGAACCGCAACTACATCGACCACGTGCAGATTACGGTAGCGGAAACGGTGGGGGTGGAGGACCGGGCCGGCTACTACGACGCTGCCGGCGCTCTGCGGGACATGGTGCAAAACCACCTGATGCAGATCTATTGCCTGACTGCCATGGAGCCGCCCGTCTCCTTGCGCAGCGACGGCGTGCGCAACGAAAAGACTAAGGTGCTGCAGGCCACCCGCCTGGCGGACACTCGCAATGTAGCTGCGGCAGCAGTGCGGGCCCAGTACGGCCCTGGTTGGATTGGCGGCAAGCCGGTGCCAGGCTATCGCCAAGAGCCCAATGTTAACCCCAACTCGCAAACCCCCACCTACGTTGCCCTGAAACTGGAATGCGACACCTGGCGGTGGCAGGGGGTGCCCTTTTACCTGCGCACCGGCAAGCGCCTAGCCAAGAAGGTCTCCGAGGTGGCCATCTACTTTAAGCAGGTGCCGCTATCTCTTTTTCCTTCGGCAGCGCGGGAGGTGAGCCCCAACATCCTGGTGCTGCGCATACAGCCCAACGAGGGCATCTCCTTGCGCTTTGAGGCCAAGATGCCGGGGCCGGAGATCCGCACCCGCTCGGTGGAAATGGATTTTCGCTACGGGACAGCCTTTGGGTCAACCACGCCAGATGCCTACGAGCGCCTACTGTTGGACTGCCTGCTGGGGGATCCCACCCTGTTCACCCGCGCTGACGAGGTGGAAGCCGCCTGGCGGGTGGTGACGCCGGTTTTATCGGCCTGGGAAGCCCAGCCCGGCGGCAATGGCAGCAGCGTTGCGCCGCCGCTGTACACCTACGAAGCCGGCACCTGGGGGCCGAAGGCCGCCGAAGACCTGCTGGCCCAGTCGGGGCGGCGGTGGCGACGCCTCTAG
- a CDS encoding tetratricopeptide repeat protein has protein sequence MPPLLFRLSVRFLLTLPLGLAMVLGRGKWDPARAQVLLRVPLPNGELMRAQGLQLATDALRLAQFGQTEEALRRLQLAVAMVPTSSELLYVLGNVYLELGNSAQAVQVLQRARALAPQDGDVLYSLGVAYLRQGSYFAAAETLERAVALQPDSPNARFQLGNAYLMLDQWDRARQEYEKTLELDPAYWPAMNNIGLVDYEQGDLEAAIERWERTIEMNDAVAEPYLALATALYVRGETERAEELGAKAMRLDPSYARLEVLRENLWRENLLRDVQILLRTRPVAEALQQAAIEQFNQQMGLGKE, from the coding sequence ATGCCGCCACTGTTATTCCGGTTGTCTGTCCGGTTTTTGCTAACCTTGCCGCTGGGCCTCGCCATGGTGTTGGGGAGAGGGAAATGGGATCCCGCTCGAGCCCAGGTGTTGCTGCGTGTTCCCCTGCCCAATGGGGAGTTGATGCGGGCGCAGGGGCTGCAACTGGCCACGGACGCGCTGCGGCTGGCCCAGTTTGGCCAGACGGAAGAGGCGCTGCGCCGCCTGCAACTGGCGGTGGCCATGGTGCCCACCTCTTCCGAGCTGCTCTACGTTTTGGGCAACGTCTATCTGGAGCTGGGGAACTCTGCCCAGGCCGTGCAGGTGCTGCAAAGGGCCCGCGCTCTGGCTCCCCAGGATGGGGATGTCCTCTACTCCCTGGGAGTGGCTTACTTGCGGCAGGGCAGCTATTTTGCCGCCGCTGAAACCCTGGAACGGGCTGTTGCCTTGCAGCCAGATAGCCCCAACGCCCGCTTTCAACTGGGCAATGCCTACCTCATGCTCGACCAATGGGATCGCGCCCGGCAGGAGTATGAGAAAACCTTGGAGTTGGATCCCGCCTATTGGCCGGCCATGAACAACATCGGCCTGGTGGACTATGAACAAGGGGATCTGGAGGCGGCCATCGAGCGCTGGGAACGCACCATCGAGATGAACGACGCGGTGGCAGAGCCCTACCTAGCCCTGGCTACGGCCCTCTACGTTCGCGGCGAAACCGAACGGGCGGAAGAACTGGGGGCCAAGGCCATGCGCCTGGATCCCAGCTATGCCCGGCTAGAGGTGCTGCGGGAGAACCTGTGGCGGGAGAACCTGCTGCGGGATGTGCAAATCCTCCTGCGCACCCGTCCTGTTGCAGAGGCTCTGCAGCAAGCCGCCATCGAGCAGTTCAACCAGCAGATGGGCCTTGGGAAAGAGTAG
- the dxs gene encoding 1-deoxy-D-xylulose-5-phosphate synthase, protein MHLSEITHPNQLRNLSLSQLRSLARQIREKHLQTAANSPVGCHLGPGLGVVELTLALYKTLDLDRDKVIWDVGHQAYAHKMLTGRYHNFHTIRQKGGISGYLKRSESRFDHFGAGHASTSISAALGMAIARDRRGENFKVVAIIGDGALTGGMAYEAINHAGHLPKTNLMVILNDNGMSISPNVGAIPRYLNRLRLSPPVQFLADSLEEQLKNLPLVGSSLSPEIDRLKETVKLVTAVQNNKAGIIFEELGFTYVGPVDGHNLAELLDAFELAHGISGPVLVHVATVKGKGYPPAEAEQVSYHAQSRFDLATGKPYPPTKPTPPSYSKVFGHTLCKLAERDPRIIGITAAMDTGTGLDKLKEKLPDQFVDVGIAEQHAVTLAAGMACEGMRPVVAIYSTFLQRAYDQIIHDVCIQKLPVFFCLDRAGVVGADGPTHQGMYDIAYLRCIPEMVLMAPKDEAELQRMVVTGIQYTKGPIAMRYPRGAGVGVPLAEEGWEPIPIGKAEVLRSGGEVLILAYGSMVHPSLQAAEILKEHGISTTVVNARFAKPLDTELILPLAQQSRLVVTVEEGCLMGGFGSAVGEALLDADIRVPLLRLGVPDVWVEHATPEESLAELGLNSVGIAERIRAKVEALQGQRASQAQAILGSS, encoded by the coding sequence ATGCACCTGAGTGAGATCACTCACCCCAACCAGCTCCGCAACCTCAGCCTCAGCCAGTTGCGCAGCCTAGCCCGCCAGATTCGCGAAAAGCACTTGCAAACGGCTGCCAACTCTCCAGTCGGCTGTCACCTGGGGCCGGGGCTGGGCGTGGTGGAGCTGACCTTGGCGCTCTACAAAACCCTCGACCTGGATCGCGACAAGGTGATTTGGGATGTGGGCCACCAAGCCTATGCCCACAAAATGCTTACTGGCCGCTACCACAACTTCCATACCATTCGCCAGAAAGGAGGGATTTCCGGCTACCTCAAGCGGAGTGAGAGCCGCTTCGACCACTTTGGGGCCGGGCACGCCTCCACCAGCATCTCGGCAGCCCTGGGCATGGCCATCGCTCGGGATCGGCGGGGAGAAAACTTCAAGGTGGTGGCCATCATCGGGGATGGCGCCCTGACTGGGGGCATGGCCTATGAAGCCATCAACCACGCCGGGCACCTGCCCAAGACCAACTTGATGGTGATTCTCAACGACAACGGCATGTCGATTTCCCCCAATGTGGGGGCCATCCCGCGCTATTTAAACCGCCTGCGCCTCAGCCCACCGGTGCAGTTTTTGGCCGACAGCCTGGAGGAGCAGCTAAAGAACCTACCTCTAGTTGGCTCCAGCCTCAGCCCGGAAATCGACCGTCTCAAGGAGACGGTGAAGCTGGTTACTGCCGTGCAGAACAACAAGGCCGGCATCATCTTTGAGGAGCTGGGCTTTACCTACGTAGGGCCGGTGGACGGGCACAACCTGGCGGAATTGTTGGATGCTTTTGAGCTGGCCCACGGCATCTCTGGGCCGGTGCTGGTGCACGTGGCTACGGTCAAGGGCAAGGGCTACCCACCGGCAGAGGCTGAGCAGGTAAGCTATCACGCCCAATCCCGCTTCGACCTAGCCACCGGCAAACCCTATCCTCCTACCAAACCCACTCCCCCTAGCTATAGCAAGGTCTTCGGCCACACTCTTTGTAAACTGGCGGAGCGGGATCCCCGCATCATTGGCATCACGGCGGCTATGGACACCGGCACCGGCCTAGACAAGCTCAAAGAAAAACTGCCGGATCAGTTCGTGGATGTGGGGATTGCCGAGCAGCACGCTGTTACTTTGGCTGCTGGCATGGCCTGCGAGGGGATGCGACCGGTGGTGGCCATCTATTCCACCTTCCTGCAGCGGGCCTACGACCAGATCATCCACGATGTCTGCATTCAAAAGCTGCCGGTCTTTTTCTGCTTGGATCGGGCAGGGGTGGTGGGAGCGGACGGCCCCACCCACCAGGGCATGTACGACATTGCCTATCTGCGCTGCATTCCCGAGATGGTGCTGATGGCCCCCAAAGACGAGGCGGAGCTGCAGCGCATGGTGGTGACCGGGATCCAGTACACAAAGGGCCCCATCGCCATGCGTTACCCGCGCGGAGCTGGCGTGGGGGTGCCTCTGGCCGAAGAGGGGTGGGAGCCCATTCCCATCGGCAAAGCAGAGGTGCTGCGCAGCGGCGGCGAGGTCCTGATCCTAGCCTATGGGTCGATGGTGCATCCCAGTTTGCAGGCAGCGGAGATCCTCAAGGAACACGGCATCTCCACGACGGTAGTCAATGCCCGCTTTGCCAAGCCTCTGGATACCGAGCTGATCCTGCCCCTGGCCCAACAGAGCCGCCTGGTGGTGACGGTGGAAGAAGGCTGCCTCATGGGCGGGTTTGGCTCGGCAGTGGGGGAAGCTCTCCTGGATGCCGATATCCGAGTGCCGCTGTTGCGCCTGGGGGTGCCGGATGTGTGGGTGGAGCACGCCACTCCTGAAGAATCGCTGGCGGAACTGGGCCTGAACAGCGTCGGCATTGCCGAGCGCATCCGGGCCAAGGTCGAGGCCCTTCAGGGACAGAGGGCCTCGCAGGCTCAAGCTATTCTGGGCAGCTCCTGA
- the cysK gene encoding cysteine synthase A, translating into MKIAANITQLIGRTPLVRLNRIPQSEGCLAEIVVKLESFNPAASVKDRIAVSMIEAAERAGLITPGKTILVEPTSGNTGIGLAMAAAAKGYRLIIVMPESMSLERRRLLKAYGAEVHLASSAGGMGEAIWKAEEIVRRTPNAYMLGQFTNPANPQIHARTTGPEIWEDTDGQVDILVAGVGTGGTITGAGGFLKSQKPSIRLVAVEPKASAVLSGGRPGFHRIEGIGAGFVPEVLRRDLLDEVIAVDDEESMVYSRRLAKEEGILSGISTGAALAAAIQVGRRPENAGKLIVMIQPSFGERYLSTPLFRNLEREEADAGILQANPT; encoded by the coding sequence ATGAAAATTGCCGCCAACATCACTCAGCTCATCGGTCGTACCCCTCTTGTGCGGCTAAACCGGATCCCTCAATCCGAAGGGTGTCTGGCTGAGATCGTCGTGAAATTGGAGAGCTTTAACCCTGCCGCCTCGGTGAAAGATCGCATTGCCGTGAGCATGATCGAGGCTGCCGAACGAGCTGGCTTGATCACCCCCGGCAAGACCATCTTGGTGGAGCCCACCTCTGGCAATACCGGCATTGGCCTGGCCATGGCTGCTGCTGCCAAGGGTTACCGGCTGATCATCGTTATGCCTGAGAGCATGAGCCTGGAGCGGCGGCGGCTGCTGAAGGCTTACGGAGCAGAGGTGCACCTGGCCAGCAGCGCCGGCGGCATGGGGGAGGCCATCTGGAAGGCCGAAGAGATCGTGCGCCGCACCCCCAATGCCTATATGCTGGGCCAATTCACCAATCCGGCCAACCCTCAAATCCACGCCCGCACCACTGGCCCGGAGATCTGGGAGGATACCGATGGCCAGGTGGACATCTTGGTGGCGGGGGTGGGTACCGGCGGCACCATCACAGGGGCAGGCGGCTTCCTCAAAAGCCAAAAACCCTCCATTCGACTGGTGGCCGTCGAGCCCAAGGCCAGTGCTGTTTTAAGTGGAGGGCGGCCCGGTTTTCACCGCATCGAGGGCATCGGGGCGGGGTTTGTGCCGGAGGTGTTGCGGCGCGACCTGCTGGACGAGGTAATTGCGGTAGATGACGAGGAGAGCATGGTCTACAGCCGCCGCCTGGCCAAAGAAGAAGGGATCCTCTCCGGCATCTCCACCGGGGCAGCCCTGGCTGCCGCTATCCAGGTGGGGCGGCGACCGGAAAACGCCGGCAAGCTGATCGTGATGATCCAGCCCAGCTTTGGCGAGCGCTACCTGAGCACGCCCCTCTTCCGCAACCTGGAGCGGGAGGAGGCCGACGCCGGGATCCTGCAGGCCAACCCAACCTAG